GCGGAAGGAGTCTGCAAGTTCGTACGCATGGGGCGCACTGGGTGTGTGAAACGTGATGGCAACAAGGTCCGCATGTGTATCGAGGTCAACGGGTTCGATTGCCTCATCAACGTGGCGAACCTCCCAATAGGGAGGCACAAATGCAGCGAGATATGGCATGGTGATCTGCTGGAAGTTGAGGACCCGCGACCGCCTCACCCTTTGCATGTCGGGAGATGAAGCGGTTATGAGAAGCAGGCTCTTTCGCATCGAACACATCAGTGATTCATTCTTTTCCGGCTCTCAGCTTATACTCCAGGAAAGCATGGCGTCAAGGGAAGACAAACGCGCCGGGCCAGCTGAAGTTTCCCGAGAGGAACGCTTCAGCGCAGGTGAGCTCTATGCGGTTGGCAAATGCTTTCGGGGTTTTCGATCGTGTGGTATAGTAAATGAGATGCGCGCCAGGGATACGCGGATGGTCCCCAAAGGGAAAAAACAAGCGAGATCAAGGCCACTCCGAGAGCGTAGAGCGCAAAAGATTTTGCTTCCGCCGAGGAAGCATTTGACGGTAGCAGGGGAAAACCGACCCGTGGCCGTGGACCGCACAAGGCTGGTCTTGCTTACGGTCGATCCCTATGTTATCCATGCGTACTGGACTCTCTCCTCACGCGCCGCCACCACGGCAAGGCTCCAGCTAGGAAAGGATTCCGAGCGGTCAGAGGCAGTCTTGCGTTTCTATGACACCATGTGCCTGCCGAGCGGCAGCCCGGGTATCTCGAACTCCTTCGATATTCCTGTCGAGCTCAATGCGCATAACTGGTACGTGCACCTCTGGGCTTCCGCGAAATCATACTGGGCCAGCCTCGGGTTGAGGACAGAAGATGGTCGTTTCTTCCCGATAGCACGATCTAACCTTGCGCAGACACCTCGGGCCGGTATCTCAAACGGCGGAAAGGAAAGCTTCATGCTGGTCA
The sequence above is drawn from the Syntrophorhabdales bacterium genome and encodes:
- a CDS encoding DUF4912 domain-containing protein — its product is MTVAGENRPVAVDRTRLVLLTVDPYVIHAYWTLSSRAATTARLQLGKDSERSEAVLRFYDTMCLPSGSPGISNSFDIPVELNAHNWYVHLWASAKSYWASLGLRTEDGRFFPIARSNLAQTPRAGISNGGKESFMLVKGNYDHIEQIQNTAGPYGKEEPVLDTTRDPGRPLFTDPSATLRVGSPSVDIAAISERAFICGAFSLLGVPGSGRIDK